TCTCTTATGGACTGCTCATTGTTCTTTAACCAGGCGGCAAAGGATTTGAACTGCTGATCGTTGACGTCTTCAACAAAGATCCCTTTTCCCTGGCGAATGGTCACCTGACCGGTCACTTCAAGTATTTTCAGCGCTTCCCGAAGAGAAGAACGACTGACACCAAGTTTTTTGGCGAGAACGAGCTCAGAGTAAAACTTGTCCCCCGGCTTAAAACCTTCCCGGACGATCATTTTTTTTACGACATCGGTGATACTTTCGGAAAGGCGTATTTTTCTGATTTCGCTCATCAGCGCTCCCTGGACACAGGACCTTGCGGTGATTCAGCCACCAACGTCAGCAAGCAATCCTGACTTGTCCGGCGGTCTGACAAGTTAAAAACTAGCAGCGGAAGAATAAAAATCAAAAAAGTAAAGTATCTATTTAATGTTATTATTTTTTTAATCAATAATAAGAAATTTTATGACTAAGTTTTCATAGAGTTTCAGGGTTAGTTTCACAGCAGACATGAGATAGGAAAATATAGATAGAAGGCTAATAACATAATAACAACTTCTGCGAAGACGAGTTATTCTGCCAGGACAGAAAGATATATGACTTCCGTTCCTGTTTTTTTGACATAACAAGCAAAGCAAACTCTTCATATCATCGCGGCAAGATCATTTCCCCAGGCCTGATGACTGCCCGCTGCAGGGGGCCTGGTCAGCAAGCCCTTTGCAACACCAGCGTCCCTGTGCTAACACATAGCTATGCATGCCAAAGCCGCCCCAGGGACCGGAGTCCGCTACCACTTGCCCGCCGCGATCAAAGGTCTGGAGCTGCTGTCCTGTTCCGATGTGGACTTCCGCTTTGCTCCCCATTTTCACGAAGCCTATTGTATCTGGCTGAATACGGCGAGCGCTGAAACCTATACCCACAAAGGTTGTTCCGGCATATTACCGCCGGGAAGCTTCGGGATTTTTGCTCCCGGCGAAGTCCATTCCAACCAGGCTTTCGACAGCAGCTCCCGCCAGTTGCTGTCCTTTTATCTCGATGCGGCAACCGTTCAGCAGATTGCCGCGGAACTGACCGATCATTCCTCGCTTTCGTCCGAGCTGGCGACCGGCCTGCACGCCGACCGGGACGCCTACCGGACCCTGATCGATCTATGGCTGACCCTGACAACCTCTCCGTCCGCCCTGCACCGCCAGTCCCTGTTCCGCACCACCCTGGCCCTGCTGCTGTCCCGCTATGCCACGGCCGCACTGCCAACCGGAAAAATCGGCGACGAGCCGCAGCGGGTGGCAAAAATCATTGAACTGTTCCATGATCGGCTTGAGGATGACCTGCAGCTCGACGAGCTGGCCACCTGGGTCGATTGTACCCCATCCTATCTGATCCGCTGCTTCAAGAAAGCC
This genomic window from Pelobacter seleniigenes DSM 18267 contains:
- a CDS encoding AraC family transcriptional regulator, which encodes MHAKAAPGTGVRYHLPAAIKGLELLSCSDVDFRFAPHFHEAYCIWLNTASAETYTHKGCSGILPPGSFGIFAPGEVHSNQAFDSSSRQLLSFYLDAATVQQIAAELTDHSSLSSELATGLHADRDAYRTLIDLWLTLTTSPSALHRQSLFRTTLALLLSRYATAALPTGKIGDEPQRVAKIIELFHDRLEDDLQLDELATWVDCTPSYLIRCFKKASGLTPHAYLLQLRLEQSRRLLQQGQSIVQASLLSGFSDQSHLTRHFKRKFGLTPGAYRQQVTKT